CAACTAAAAGAAGACTTTTTAACTATAGCTGTCTCTCATTAGTGCTTAGAGAAAttgatgatattttttaatacattgaAAATGTCATTATGCTAATCATCAGGCCGCTCCTTCATATAAAACACTTGATtagacaaaattcaattaaacaaacgacttctatacaatttgtaaaaaaaatggctAAAGTTTCTTTTAGCGAACCGAATAGTGACCGTGGAACAATAAACAATGTAGCACGCAgttcaattttatacttttcgattaatttataaagttattttattaaacttgtttaacattatttagttcaactgaaaattaaaaaaaattatgcacattttaaagaaaaaacaaaactagGATGTCATTGATTCtttagttaataaatattgttgttcgattcacgaaaaaaaaaaactagaaagAGACTGCTACTACAACAAGaagaatcatatttttaaaggtaCCAAGATATTTACAAACTTGATAACAAAGGGTATTTTGcactatattattattcctttttctgtccatttttcgtttgttgtatttaattttttttcaaatgaactTATGAAAATCCATTTGATTGATTGAGGGGTCTGGAGCAATTCGTGTTAACTTTTTGTAAAGCTGGTAAACTTAAagttttcgtattttcttttagtttttcAAGCAGATCATCGGCGTTTGATTTTTTCACGTgtaaaacatgaatttttgaagGTAACTTGGATGTGCTAGGTATTAATTTTTGCAAgcttcttgtttctttttttgaattatcGGTATCATTGTTTTCATATGATTTTTCATCTATTGTTTCCGAAGCTTGTAGCCCTGTTGAGCTCTTGAATTCGTTTTGTCTAATTTTCATAACCCAACTTTTAACattggaaattttgttatctaaaaaaaaaaaaaaattaggcatctttttaataatcaatgtTGTTTTCTAGTTTTAACTATCAGCGTTCTTACCTAGTAAACTTTTAAGATATCTTTCCTTCCTTTCCGTGGTATAAAATTTACGAGGAGTTTGGAAAATGGCAGATTTTAAATTGGCTAAGACGTCTCGAACTGTTAGGGCGTTTCCATCTGAATTTGGCTCATTTTCAGTTGATCTCACTCtagacattttaaatttattcagcAACGAATGAATCCTTTCAGCTTCATAACCTTGCATACGTAAAGCATGATGAAGGATTGCTGGCAATAAAACTAAAGATTTCTTTTGATGCATATCGTCTGGAACACtgtctttaatttttgcaaactTTGCTTTTAAACTGGATAATTGCTCAAAACTAATCAAAGAATTCTGTCGAAGACGTTTTAAAAGATTAAAgccaatttcatttatattgtttGTGGATTCCATTTGGAATTTAGAAATCAATTGTTCAACTTTTTTATCCTGagattcttttgtattttttaaaggatttGTTGTGGAAACTTCTGCTAAGCTTTCAAATACATCATTGGGCGcaaaagttaaaatatatactttgtctgtatcttttttttcggAATTCAAAGTTGAAGCGTAGTTCAATAAAGGAGAAAGTTTTAGACgaatgttttctaaaatattaatcaaatcAAAAATCTTCGTGTCAAATTccttatcatttttttctaaagagTTTAGACCCATCATATTGATAATCTCGTTACAACgcattctaatatttttcactttttctaaGGTTTCGTCAGAAAAACTCCAATATAAGGAAAGACGTTCAATAAACTTTTGTATACCCTCTATACTTGTTgtgaattcttcttctttgtttttcaacggttgattaaaataaagactttttaaattattgactaaattaaaatagGTTGTTGATTTACCcttagttaaaataatttgaaaagcTTCTAACTCCGCTAATACTTGGTTTAATGAAACCCGTGAATGTTCAGCCTCTTTTATTGATAATGCTgctaatttcttttcgttttccaGTGATTCACCCGTTAATTCTATACTCGTTTCATTCAAGGTAtgtatctttttttgtaaaatttcagcTGATTTACTTAACGTCACAGAACTATCAAGGACGTCACTTAAGTGATTCAAAgagcaaaaattgaaacagtTTATAGGATCTTCGCCCTTTAAGTTCTCATCGGGTTGATAGATTTTTCCTGTAAGCATAAGGTAGTGCAAAAGTCCCATAAACCGGCACTGCGTTGCTAATTCACTTGTCttttgaatcaattttatagCGTTCTGTACTTCCAtcccataaaaataaatttttggatttaGACTACTTTCTGGAAACTCATCCATTTTCGAAATTCCCACAAAAACGTCACTGTCGTCTTCTGATCGTCCTTCCATGGTAGAATTATACATATCGAAATAAGCAGAGAGTGGTGGAAGCACAGCGTTTTCAACCTTTGGATATATTGTTGTATCTAGAAAGGGTGGTCGatttaaattacgaaaagGTGTACGCTTTACTACAAAAACAAAACCGTCATGTTTAAACACAGAATTAAGCACTTTGGAAAtactatttgttttttaaaataatttttttctattaccTGCAGTTATTTgacgttctttttctttgattaatgacatcttttcttttaaagctTGCTTTGTAGTATTCagtttctgtatatattttgacataatttttttcctgttttccAAACGCTCATcaccttaaaattaatatttaaaattgtaaaaaataacaaaataaaaataattttatttaccaaattcatttaatttggatAAATGCTTTGAAATATTCGGGTGTGGTaagtcaatttttctttcaatgacTGTAATGTTTGCTGAATAGGACGGCAGTAATCGGATTCCAgttgaattaaacaaattcggTTTTGTTATATTATCCAACAAAAAAAGTTTATGAAATCGAGGTGTTGAGTTGAACTGTTGATGCCTCACATGTTTaggaaacatatttaaaatactattttgaCGATTTGTATCAAGTGTCAGAAAATTGGTGGAGTTTGtcgtttcattaatttgttGTCGTAACGCTCTAAATTTCGAACCATAATTACGTAACCGTAAAAAAGTGGAATTCAAATAGTCAAGTTTTGTGTTGTTTTTATCACTGTTTCCATTATGTTCAAGAGAAGCCCTACGATTGAGTTCATCATAATATGGATacaataaactacaatttatcAAACGAATAGTTTCATCTTCGGAAGATAACATTAATAAgttttttgtattaatgaCATAGTTGTTTGTATCATTGACAGatttctcttcattttcatGAGTTTTTGGAACGTAAAATTTCATAGAGAAATTTGGATTCACTGGATTTAAAGCCAGTaactttcttgtactttttggATAaactaaatttgtattatttagtATGAAGGAATTTTCTGAAGAATTTCTTAAAGTGCCATTTAATGCGAAACGGGGTATCGAACtctgtaatttttctttactcaTTAGGATTTTCTCCtgtaacaaagaaatattattttttaaagaaatacgaGGAATATAATccctatttttattttctgatccgttcaaatttaaatttaaatcttgaatTCCGTCTATagtataaattttatcttctccaaaaattttacttatatatatCTCTTCGTTTGAGAGACCATGATAAGGATCTGAAAAGGAAACGTTCGCATTAACTTTGGTCTGCCTAATAtgcaagaaaaaacaaactaatataatTGCTAAATAGGGAAAGCGTTGATTTATATAGCTTGTcattattgttaaaattatttgtatcttcaaacaaaataagggcaaaagtatcgaaaaaaaatatacaacgccaaataagaaaaaattattgaaatgttaaaaaattattttatgtcaaACACAATGGTCGTTAATCTTGAATTATATTGAAACTCACGACAACagtgtttttcatatttgcgACACACGCAAAAAAGTGACATGCGAGATACGACTGCATCAAGCAATTGTCACAAGAATACTTTTTCCATAAATTCTCATGAAAATCttcttatgtatatttttaatactttgaacaaatttttataaagaaaacatgCACATTCTTTTCAACGACTATCTCGAATGAAGCTCCAGCAAAACGAAAACTCAAATTGTTCGTccgtaataaaaatactaacagTGTTAAGAGTGCGGTTGTAAAAGGTTTTCTCTTTACTTTTGATGTACGACATGTTGAGGCAAAATAAAGGAAAACTCGTGTCTCTTGTGTTCTCTTGTGTTTTATGCAATTTTCAATGTAAAAGGAAAGCAAAATATCATGGCGTTTTAATAAACACAGTGTTTCGACTTTAACTAAACCATGAACGTACGGTTATCGTTTCACAACTATACGTATTAAGATTATACCATGTACAGTGTGTCTTTTGTTAGTTTGCTTTTCTTTGGCACCatgaaagttaaaaaaaaaaaaaaacctttaactacatttttttatattgacaACAAATaatggtattttatttaatcaaaaaacAGCTATATTATAGTAAAGTTTTGTATTTACCAATCATTAAAGGGGTCTTCGTCACCCGTAACGACTGGAGGCACATCTTCAGTTTCTggataattttcaaaataaaaggttGCGTCCAACTCCTAAAAaaccaaataaatatatccGTTAACGGAAAATCAAGGGTTAACATAAAGAGACAAAGAGACACCACTACAATAAACAGTACATGAATCTCCGGTACATGTGGAggagttatttttttattcaaaaggTAATCCCAATCAATATTTGCGAACCAcgcatgaaattttatatcgttaattccatttaacaaatttccgTAgcgctttcctaaattatgcGTTAAAAGTCTTTTAACTAAGGCTTTAGCATGCCTTGAtgacgttaaaaaaaaaaacaatgatgcaattgtctttataataaatgattaatttcaGTTTGTTTTTAACTACTCACTTATCAAAATaacgtggaaaaataatttttccatcTAAAATTTTTCGGTAAATACCCAATGGTTCATCATCAATAAAAGGCGGGTGCCCAACAAGCATTTCATATATAAGAATCCCCAGTGTCCACCAATCGACTGGCTTTCCATGACCTTTTGTTTGaatagaagaataaaattggTGTTTTACTCaaactataattttttctttcatactACCTTTATACGTAAGGATTTCTGGTGCAATGTACTCTGGTGTTCCACACAAAGTATAAGTTCGAGAATCTACTAATTTAGAAAAACCAAAATCggtcaattttaaataaccatCTTGAGCTATCAAAAGATTTTCTGGTTTTAAATCGCTACAAGTAAAAAATTGCACtcgtttcaatgaaattaaaaaacgcaccgataaactatattttttgaatgtaaatattcaaaaattaatgttatttgGGACGCATAAAAACACGCAACGCTATTTTCAAAGCGACGTGACTTTCTTAAGAATGTGAAAAATTCTCCACCAGGAACGAATTCAAGAACAATATAAAGATAGTGAGCATCTTTAAATGTCGTATACATTTTCACCTGCATGAAAAAAACAGGTTAATGAAAGGGTTACCACAGTCACGAAACACTTTTCTAAATGttcacgagaaaaatgaaataaaattgcgtaCTAAAAACGGGTGGCTAACACATGATAAAATAGCCCGTTCCGAAATAACGTGGTCGACTTGTTTTTGACGTATAAGCATATGTTTAACAAGGCGTTTAATTGCTACGGGGTTTCTGGCCGGGTTATTGACATCTTTTCCTAAAAAAACTCGTCCAAAAGATCCttactcaaaaaaaaaaaaatggatagtATCACCAAAGATTTGGAactaattaaagaataaacagTCAGTTCAAAGCAAGTTACCCGTTCCaagagtttttattaaaatataatctgGCTTTTTCTTTAACGAACTTTCAAAGGAGACGGTATCGgtgtattttttgttaacgGGTTTCAAAGATGACAATGTGTTGGACACAttgtatgaattatttgtgaagatttttttaaacatattaatcTTTCCTTTATATAACATTAATGTTGAACAGTAATATAGTGTTAGAaatcacgaaaaaaaaattacccaAAAAATCCATGATCTATTAcggaattataaaaaaaagatcctacaatattgcaaaaaaaaaacaattcaaaaaaaaataaaattttttttttttttattgatttttagaacgctagtaaaaaagaaacgtacatatttaaataatagaataatgtttgctttttaagaaatatctgataatttataaaatgaaaattgaaaaacattaaagtaataatggcaaaaaaaaacaaatattaaatttattggaCGATGTTATCATGGATAGAATctacaaaaaaacaaaattggcAATTTCTGCTTCCATAAAattcgttttgaaatatctctTTGATAACTACATCATAACGTCTTGCATCGCgttgaagaattaaataatcatgCTTCTTTTCAGTAAAAAAACGTACattgcattaaatatttttttttcattacagTTATCGGAGGTCTGTTTCAGAAGATAAATCGTCAGTAAGGACGTGAATTGGAACGTACCATTTAATAatgcaagaaaataatttttttttcaacctAGTGAAACGCACTACGTTGCAGTTGCTTTAGTTAAAAGAGTGCTTGACAGTCCACAAAAAGACAtcaatcaaaacaaaaattagaatttatacaAAGTACACTTTCACGAAACTGTGGCTCAATTAGAAACGTTATGTTGTAGCTTAAGATTTGTGTtgttggaaaagaaaaaaccgAAAACgcctttctttttaatttaaatataaggctttgaaagaaaatgaacacagattctttttattataaaaaattttgcaTATCGTTAGTTTACCACATTACATGCAGCATACATCTCATAATCTCTCAACGGgattgaaacgtttaaaaaaagggTATTTTTTTGGTCTTAAGTGATTCtgtattcattaaaaaaaaatgtatttcttattaGCAATGAAATACCAAAAAAGTTGATTCATGTTTTTATGGTTGGAGGAATTATTGAATCAGACAATAACAGTAAactaacctttttttaaattgtgcacAGTACAAACGATTTCTGATTATTGAAAGAGTTTTTCGTAATAagctattttttaatttgtttaaaagctTTGTTTTTAGCAAAAGCTTAAGAAATGACATATAAACATTTAGGAGTTTCCAAGTCAACAATCCACACCACGTAcattaaactaaataaaacgATTATTGAAACGTTTCTTGATCTTCGCAACACGAATTTCgcaaaaaacgtaaaaataaccAAAGCTCACTTTTGGTGGAACGAAAATAGATAAAGATATCTTTTTAATGTGACAATAGTGGTAACAAAAATGTCACACTGTGAAGAAATTCAGGAGAGGGAATCGACTCACATACTGAAATTGTGAACAAAGAATGCACACCATTGTATTGCATTGACGAAGGCAAACTGTGTGTGCAGCGTGACCACATTGGAATACTGTGACGTGTCGGTGACACGTTTTAAAAGGTGAAAAGCACATTGAACATAAAGATGGATTGGAGATGGTTAAGGAAGAAAACGCCTTTGCACGATTGTGTGATTCGATAAGAAGTGTTTTTGATGGATTAACTATCATTGCAGTATTCGAAAAATGCCACAAAGGGATAGAGAAGTTGTTCCATGCTCCACTTTTCCCCAATTCCTCAGGTTTAGGATAGGTTTGCGAATTACACATTGAGAAAGAAGCTTGTAAAAAATTTATGGATCGTTCTGGTGGAAGTATTGAAGGAGAAGGAGATATTGTCACACCCCGTTTTAATTTTGCGACACATGCTCTTTGAAAATGTGAGACCTCTGATAACGCAATGGTTTCGCATACGGAATGCAATACTTCTTgtttctaaaaacaaaaaaacattgaCTGTTTTCAACATAAatcaactttaattttttgtcaTAACTAAAACAAAGAAGCGAAAAAGATACACACAGATATGTCACCAGAAAACAAGTAACTGGAGTCATCTAGGACGCTGGTGAAGTAAAACACATATTGAGAAAGGTAAGTCAAActagaaagaatttttaaaaccgAATTTCGCTAACGCCAAAAGTAGTAGTAATAGAACTTATATGACTAGTAGtagagtttaaaaaaaatgtgtatggcattataagaaataaatccTTTGACTTACATCAAGATAAGGAACTATGGTAGATAAAACTCTATACAGGGAAGGCGTGTTAACCAATTGAGTCATAAATATGGTCTTTAAAAACTAAGATAtagatacaaaaagaaatgtgGTAAATGATTTCGATGACTCTAGATAGCATTACAGTAAGAGGAGGCAAAAAACAGGTAAAATTTTTGATATCCATTAAATTCTTAGGCCATCCAGGCATCACATGAacgattttttgtttcaacaaAACTTTatcaaaacattgaaaaagtATACGTATCACTTTAGGGTTTTGATGAATGAAAACTATTAAATCCTTGTAACATTGATGATTTGGAGACGATAATGCTAAGGTAACAGCAGTTTCAACATCCTACACTTAACGgtaaattatacattaaacAAATCAATCAACAAGAGTATTTTTGTACCTGTAGTTCATAAAGAAGAATTCGCAAAGCTTTACTGAATGCGCCAATTGTATAGAACAGAAACACTTGAGCGGAACACAAATAAATCACTGTTTTCTCACTTGCTGCCGAGTTCTGGTTAAGATGTTGTTTTTTATGTCGAGCGCATATTGATAAAACATAACGAGCGTGTAATAATTTAGGATTTTCACAAAACAGCGttttgataaaattcaataaataatcggCTTTATACTCCGCTAACAAGGAAATATATTGGTTACATACTAAagagagattttttttttttattgcctgctcaaaaaaatgaaatgtatagaCGATTTCAATAACGCttacattgtttttaaaacaGGTATATAAGTAACAAAAAAGACCAAAACGAAACGGTTGAAGGTATTGAACAACCTGAGAGTTACACATTATATCGTTGATATTATTAGTTGAAtgatgat
The Hylaeus volcanicus isolate JK05 unplaced genomic scaffold, UHH_iyHylVolc1.0_haploid 12221, whole genome shotgun sequence DNA segment above includes these coding regions:
- the LOC128883155 gene encoding uncharacterized protein LOC128883155, which translates into the protein MTSYINQRFPYLAIILVCFFLHIRQTKVNANVSFSDPYHGLSNEEIYISKIFGEDKIYTIDGIQDLNLNLNGSENKNRDYIPRISLKNNISLLQEKILMSKEKLQSSIPRFALNGTLRNSSENSFILNNTNLVYPKSTRKLLALNPVNPNFSMKFYVPKTHENEEKSVNDTNNYVINTKNLLMLSSEDETIRLINCSLLYPYYDELNRRASLEHNGNSDKNNTKLDYLNSTFLRLRNYGSKFRALRQQINETTNSTNFLTLDTNRQNSILNMFPKHVRHQQFNSTPRFHKLFLLDNITKPNLFNSTGIRLLPSYSANITVIERKIDLPHPNISKHLSKLNEFGDERLENRKKIMSKYIQKLNTTKQALKEKMSLIKEKERQITAVKRTPFRNLNRPPFLDTTIYPKVENAVLPPLSAYFDMYNSTMEGRSEDDSDVFVGISKMDEFPESSLNPKIYFYGMEVQNAIKLIQKTSELATQCRFMGLLHYLMLTGKIYQPDENLKGEDPINCFNFCSLNHLSDVLDSSVTLSKSAEILQKKIHTLNETSIELTGESLENEKKLAALSIKEAEHSRVSLNQVLAELEAFQIILTKGKSTTYFNLVNNLKSLYFNQPLKNKEEEFTTSIEGIQKFIERLSLYWSFSDETLEKVKNIRMRCNEIINMMGLNSLEKNDKEFDTKIFDLINILENIRLKLSPLLNYASTLNSEKKDTDKVYILTFAPNDVFESLAEVSTTNPLKNTKESQDKKVEQLISKFQMESTNNINEIGFNLLKRLRQNSLISFEQLSSLKAKFAKIKDSVPDDMHQKKSLVLLPAILHHALRMQGYEAERIHSLLNKFKMSRVRSTENEPNSDGNALTVRDVLANLKSAIFQTPRKFYTTERKERYLKSLLDNKISNVKSWVMKIRQNEFKSSTGLQASETIDEKSYENNDTDNSKKETRSLQKLIPSTSKLPSKIHVLHVKKSNADDLLEKLKENTKTLSLPALQKVNTNCSRPLNQSNGFS
- the LOC128883516 gene encoding putative serine/threonine-protein kinase PRKY: MDFLGKINMFKKIFTNNSYNVSNTLSSLKPVNKKYTDTVSFESSLKKKPDYILIKTLGTGSFGRVFLGKDVNNPARNPVAIKRLVKHMLIRQKQVDHVISERAILSCVSHPFLVKMYTTFKDAHYLYIVLEFVPGGEFFTFLRKSRRFENSVACFYASQITLIFEYLHSKNIVYRDLKPENLLIAQDGYLKLTDFGFSKLVDSRTYTLCGTPEYIAPEILTYKGHGKPVDWWTLGILIYEMLVGHPPFIDDEPLGIYRKILDGKIIFPRYFDKHAKALVKRLLTHNLGKRYGNLLNGINDIKFHAWFANIDWDYLLNKKITPPHVPEIHELDATFYFENYPETEDVPPVVTGDEDPFNDW